A genomic window from Solanum dulcamara chromosome 11, daSolDulc1.2, whole genome shotgun sequence includes:
- the LOC129873991 gene encoding ATP synthase subunit beta, mitochondrial, with translation MASRRFLSSMLRSSIRHSSSKSSLTSYIHRPSPVGHLLHRAVKYATAAAAKEAPAPQKKPTTTIKETGSKITDEYTGAGALGSVCQVIGAVVDVRFDEGLPPILTALEVLDHDIRVVLEVAQHMGENMVRTIAMDGTEGLVRGQRVLNTGSPIRVPVGRATLGRIINVIGEPIDERGDLKTEHYLPIHREAPSFVEQATEQQILVTGIKVVDLLAPYQRGGKIGLFGGAGVGKTVLIMELINNVAKAHGGFSVFAGVGERTREGNDLYREMIESGVIKLGDKQGESKCALVYGQMNEPPGARARVGLTGLTVAEHFRDAEGQDVLLFIDNIFRFTQANSEVSALLGRIPSAVGYQPTLATDLGGLQERITTTKKGSITSVQAIYVPADDLTDPAPATTFAHLDATTVLSRQISELGIYPAVDPLDSTSRMLSPHILGEDHYNTARGVQKVLQNYKNLQDIIAILGMDELSEDDKLTVARARKIQRFLSQPFHVAEVFTGAPGKYVELKESIQSFQGVLDGKYDDLSEQSFYLVGGIEEVIAKAEKIAKESAS, from the exons ATGGCTTCTCGAAGGTTCCTTTCCTCCATGCTCCGTTCATCCATACGTCACTCTTCTTCAAAATCCTCACTCACAAGCTATATTCATCGCCCCTCCCCTGTCGGCCACCTTCTCCACCGCGCCGTGAAATACGCTACCGCTGCGGCCGCCAAGGAGGCGCCGGCGCCTCAGAAAAAACCGACGACGACGATTAAGGAAACCGGCAGTAAGATAACCGATGAATACACTGGAGCCGGTGCCCTAGGGAGCGTATGTCAGGTGATCGGGGCTGTTGTGGATGTTCGGTTTGATGAAGGGCTGCCGCCGATTCTGACGGCTTTAGAGGTGTTGGACCATGATATCAGAGTGGTACTTGAGGTTGCTCAACATATGGGAGAAAATATGGTTAGGACTATTGCTATGGATGGAACTGAAGGGCTTGTGCGTGGTCAAAGAGTCCTCAATACTGGCTCACCTATTAGA GTGCCTGTTGGCAGGGCTACACTTGGTCGTATTATAAATGTCATTGGAGAGCCCATTGATGAAAGGGGTGATCTAA AAACGGAACATTATCTCCCAATTCACCGTGAAGCTCCATCTTTTGTTGAGCAAGCAACAGAGCAACAGATCCTTGTGACTGGAATCAAG GTGGTAGATCTTCTTGCTCCATATCAAAGAGGTGGAAAGATTGGACTTTTTGGTGGTGCAGGTGTTGGAAAGACAGTGCTTATTATGGAGCTTATTAACAACGTTGCAAAGGCCCATG GTGGTTTCTCAGTGTTTGCTGGTGTTGGTGAACGTACTCGGGAGGGTAATGATTTGTACAGAGAAATGATTGAGAGTGGTGTTATTAAGCTTGGTGATAAGCAG GGTGAAAGCAAATGTGCTTTGGTATATGGTCAAATGAATGAACCTCCTGGTGCTCGTGCTCGTGTTGGGCTCACTGGGCTGACAGTTGCCGAACACTTCCGAGATGCTGAAGGGCAAGATGTGCTCCttttcattgataatatttttcgCTTCACTCAA GCCAACTCTGAGGTGTCTGCTTTGCTTGGTCGTATTCCCTCTGCAGTCGGTTACCAGCCAACTTTAGCTACAGATCTTGGAGGACTTCAAGAGAGGATTACTACAACCAAGAAGGGGTCTATCACATCAGTCCAAGCTATCTATGTGCCTGCTGATGACTTGACTGATCCAGCCCCTGCTACCACCTTTGCTCACCTTGATGCTACAACTGTGTTATCTCGGCAG ATTTCTGAGCTTGGTATTTATCCTGCTGTGGATCCTTTAGATTCTACGTCCCGTATGCTTTCTCCTCATATCCTAGGTGAAGATCATTACAACACTGCACGAGGTGTACAAAAGGTTCTACAGAACTACAAGAATCTCCAGGATATTATTGCCATTCTGGGAATGGATGAACTGAGTGAAGACGACAAATTAACTGTTGCTCGTGCCCGTAAAATTCAGAGGTTCTTGAGTCAGCCTTTCCACGTTGCAGAAGTGTTTACGGGTGCCCCTGGAAAGTATGTGGAGTTGAAAGAGAGCATCCAAAGTTTTCAG GGTGTCCTGGACGGGAAATATGATGACTTATCGGAGCAATCGTTTTACCTGGTTGGGGGCATAGAAGAAGTCATTGCTAAGGCTGAGAAGATAGCAAAGGAGTCAGCTAGTTGA